Part of the Longimicrobiaceae bacterium genome is shown below.
AGCTCGCGAAGGTGGTGGCGCCATCCACCTCGACGACGATCCCGAGGCGGTGCAGGCGGAGCTGGGGGAAGGGCGTCCACTCGACACGGGAGTCCGCTCGCGCATGGCAGCGGCTCTGGGACGGGAAGTGGGTCCGGTCCGTCTCCACACCGACACCACCGCGGGACGACTCGCGAGCTCACTGAACGCACGAGCCTTCACGGTCGGACGACACGTGGCGTTTGCCCCGGGGGAGTACCGCCCTGGTACGCCGGTGGGCGACGCGCTGATCGCGCACGAGCTCGCGCACGTCGTACAGCAGTCAGCAGGCGGCGCAACGGCATCCGCGGACCCTGCTGCCTACGGCGCCCTGGAGCGTGAAGCCGACCGGGTGGCGGTGGGTGCGGTCGCCTCGCTATGGGGCGCCGCCCGGACGGCGGGGGCCAACGCGGGACCCGCCCTGCGCTCGGGACTGCGACTGTCGCGCTGCACTCCGCGGTGTCCCACCAAGATCGAGGTCGCTCAGCTGCATCCCGTGCCGCTGACTGCGGATCACGTTCGCGCCAACTGGCGGACGGGGTGGGGTGCGGTGGCCGAAATGAAGGTGTCTGACGCGCAGGGGTCGAACTTCGACGGAATATCGATCCACGAGAATCTCAGCGCGGGCGCCAACTCGTGCGGAGGCGTTCCCAACTGCACGAACACGCACGGGACGGGCGGCGCTTCGGGATCGACCTTCAAGGTGGGCACCGGCATCGGCCCAGCCTCGTCCGGCGCTTACGCGTCCTGCGGACCTCCAATCCTCGTGAACTCTCTCGTGTTCCCGGCCAAACGGAACACCTTCTACGATTGCCATCTGATGGGTTTCGGGAACAGCAAACTGCACGAGTTCAATCTCCCGAACTGCATGCAGACCTGCACGCAGTTCTACGACTGTCACGGAACCCGGATCGTGGACAAAACTTTCACCATTACACGCCACTTCACCCGCGGCGTGATCAACGGTGTGGGCGTGACAAACATTTCATTGACCAAGCAGTGACGGCAGGCCGCGGCAGCGTCGGACAAAGACATGATCACGTGGCGACGACGGATCATTCCGGAGACACCGCAATGACTCACTCCAGCGCTCTCCCAGCGCCGCTATGACCACCTTCCCCGGCTCCCCCCGCCTTCTCAAGGGAGGCATCGTGCTCATCGACCCCGCCACGGGCACGGTGCTGCGCGTGATCGCCCTGCAGTACAACCCGGTCTCACTGCAGCGCTCCCTCACCGCGCGCACGGTGGGGGAGGAAGGGGATCGGTCGCAGGCACTGCGACTGCTCGGCCCGCCCGAGGAGACCTACACCCTCGAGGCGGAGATCGACGCGGCCGATCAGCTCGAGTTTCCGGACCAGAACGCCGTGGTGGTGGAGCACGGGATCGCGCCGCAGCTCGCCGCCCTGGAGAGCACCCTCTACCCGCCCAGCAGCCGCCTGATCGGCAACAACGAGCTCGCGTCGGCCGGGGTGCTGGAGATCGCCCCCACCGAACAGCCGCTGATGCTCTTCGTCTGGAGCAAGAACCGCGTGATGCCGATCCGGCTGACCTCCTACAGCGTCACCGAGGAGGCCTTCGACCCCAAGCTCAACCCGTTGCGCGCCAAGATCAGCCTGGGTTTCCGCGTGCTCAACGTGGGCGACCTCGGCTTCGACCATCGCGGCGGCAACATCTATCTCGCCTACCAGCAACAGGTCGAGCGGCTCGCCGCCCAGTTCCGGGGCGGTGCGCTGGGCGACCTGGGCCTCACCGGGATCCCATGATGTTCGACCAGTTCCCCACCAGCAGCCGCTACCACGGCCTGCCGACGAAGACCCTCGTCACCCCCGACGGACGGACGGTGGTGTACCTGGCGCGCCGCTTCGTCCCGCCGCCCGAACGCTTCTCCCTCCTCAGGGAGCACGTGGTCACCGAGGGGGACCGCCTCGACAACGTGACCGCGCGGTACCTGGGAGACCCCG
Proteins encoded:
- a CDS encoding DUF4157 domain-containing protein, which codes for MERGEFLTRLQAEVTRAAEEALAGTGRTPDGCPYLRYWFDYYRRRSSRQIERALHRYAPETKRAERATDYIPPVVGRVRQAVARWARTGEITGIPSGLAIGAARAELRNDGARPAPPSNPILRKAREGGGAIHLDDDPEAVQAELGEGRPLDTGVRSRMAAALGREVGPVRLHTDTTAGRLASSLNARAFTVGRHVAFAPGEYRPGTPVGDALIAHELAHVVQQSAGGATASADPAAYGALEREADRVAVGAVASLWGAARTAGANAGPALRSGLRLSRCTPRCPTKIEVAQLHPVPLTADHVRANWRTGWGAVAEMKVSDAQGSNFDGISIHENLSAGANSCGGVPNCTNTHGTGGASGSTFKVGTGIGPASSGAYASCGPPILVNSLVFPAKRNTFYDCHLMGFGNSKLHEFNLPNCMQTCTQFYDCHGTRIVDKTFTITRHFTRGVINGVGVTNISLTKQ